From the genome of Miscanthus floridulus cultivar M001 chromosome 10, ASM1932011v1, whole genome shotgun sequence, one region includes:
- the LOC136488004 gene encoding uncharacterized protein — protein sequence MTGHYHDIIGGDDIAGVVIRADGRTCGGADRGGHAQCILGGRDGRYSPLRARFRETYTSQKCWNPSPSSVPHPGHSTRPPGRRRPLGDRALHPNSRPPPSASGVRPPTPAALPLRPPTLGDGRSLGDGGSQGHGGRLGDGGRLGALLQVSTMTEPSEINRSLDGSAPTIGLSSTASTGNQSNEASDPAWKHCTMPDVNKKGSLKCNYCDNTYHGGITRIKYHLGKVPKCGVAKCTKVPSDVQKEMVKLLSKKMDNKQRKSKEKEDDRAEVDLSHSEGEEQSDEELNSVIVLKKVSGKGASSGPIDKFCKLTPEEIVAARKGKSVVADKVQSKLSTEKREEKRDRACEYICQFFYEASIPHNAVTLPSFDLMLEAIGDFGRNLRGPTPYEMSGKFLQKRKRKVQDLLKSHQESWELNGCSVMTDAWTDKRGRGVMNLVVHSAYGVCFLDSVDCSAVKKDGRYIFELVAKCIEEIGVQNVVQVVTDNARPNEAAASLLKAKHPSIFWNGCAAHTIDLMLEDIGKMPRVAATISKAKCLTVFLYGHTRVLNLMRKYLSRDLVRCGVTRFATAYLNLKSLLENKKQLQRLFREDDLSELGYLKSVKGKKANKIVRSETFWKGVETAVNYFEPLATVLRRMDSDVPAMGFLYGYLLEPKNEISKRFNNDSKKFEEVFHFIDKRWDSKLKTPLHRAGYYLNPFYYYQNKKDIEENESFRDGVITCITKLVPNEDTQDKIIEELQKFQDAEGSFGKDIAKRQCKNIHFDPAKWWLNHGSSAPNLRKLAARILSLTCSSSACERCWSSFEQVHTKRRNRLLHDRMRDLVFVKFNSKLRQKKDNKDRDPLEKPVRDALEDEDNEWITGIEPTEVDLEQEGEIGASSQGVAAAPQGQEKRKGGNQTRKRKRFIPTTDEDDELSGSSSDGENDIDMASDSSFASEAE from the exons ATGACCGGGCACTACCACGACATCATTGGTGGAGATGACATAGCTGGGGTTGTCATCCGTGCAGATGGCCGCACCTGTGGTGGGGCGGACAGAGGAGGCCACGCTCAGTGCATCCTTGGCGGGCGCGACGGCAG ATATAGCCCACTAAGGGCCCGATTCAGGGAAACATACACGAGCCAAAAGTGCTGGAACCCTAGTCCATCGTCAGTTCCTCACCCTGGCCACTCGACCCGACCTCCTGGGCGACGGCGGCCGCTGGGCGACCGCGCCCTCCACCCGAACTCTCGACCTCCACCCTCCGCGTCCGGCGTCCGCCCTCCCACTCCGGCCGCCCTCCCACTCCGCCCTCCCACGCTGGGAGACGGCCGCAGCCTGGGCGACGGCGGGAGCCAGGGCCACGGCGGCAGGCTGGGCGACGGCGGCAGGCTGGGCGCACTCCTTCAAGTGTCAACAATGACTGAGCCAAGCGAAATCAATCGAAGTCTTGATGGTAGTGCGCCAACAATAG GCTTATCTAGCACTGCATCCACAGGCAACCAATCAAATGAAGCATCTGACCCAGCTTGGAAGCACTGCACAATGCCAGATGTGAACAAGAAAGGTTCTCTCAAGTGCAACTACTGTGACAACACTTATCATGGTGGAATAACTAGAATCAAGTACCACCTTGGTAAAGTTCCTAAATGTGGTGTTGCAAAGTGTACTAAAGTTCCATCTGATGTGCAAAAAGAAATGGTTAAGTTGCTATCAAAGAAGATGGATAACAAGCAAAGGAAGAGTAAGGAGAAAGAAGATGATAGAGCTgaagttgatttgagccattctgAAGGAGAGGAACAGAGTGATGAAGAACTCAATTCAGTTATTGTGTTGAAGAAGGTGAGTGGCAAAGGTGCTTCTTCAGGTCCTATTGATAAGTTCTGTAAACTGACACCAGAAGAAATAGTGGCTGCAAGGAAGGGCAAATCTGTTGTTGCTGATAAGGTTCAATCCAAGCTGTCAACTGAAAAAAGGGAAGAGAAGAGGGACAGAGCATGTGAGTACATCTGTCAGTTTTTTTATGAAGCTAGTATCCCACACAACGCTGTTACACTACCTAGCTTTGATCTTATGCTTGAGGCTATTGGAGACTTTGGCAGAAACTTGAGAGGGCCAACTCCATATGAGATGAGTGGGAAATTCTTACAAAAAAGGAAGAGGAAAGTGCAGGATTTATTGAAGTCTCACCAAGAGTCTTGGGAGCTAAATGGATGCTCAGTTATGACAGATGCTTGGACAGACAAGAGAGGTAGAGGTGTGATGAATTTGGTAGTTCATAGTGCGTATGGAGTTTGTTTTCTTGATTCAGTGGATTGCTCAGCTGTGAAGAAAGATGGCAGATACATTTTTGAACTGGTTGCTAAATGTATTGAGGAAATAGGGGTGCAAAATGTAGTTCAAGTTGTGACTGACAATGCAAGACCAAATGAGGCAGCAGCAAGTTTGTTGAAAGCAAAGCACCCCTCTATTTTCTGGAATGGTTGTGCTGCCCATACCATTGATCTAATGCTGGAAGACATAGGAAAGATGCCAAGAGTGGCAGCAACAATTAGCAAAGCAAAGTGCTTGACTGTTTTTCTGTATGGCCATACTAGAGTTTTGAACCTGATGAGGAAGTATCTTTCTAGAGATTTGGTGAGGTGTGGTGTCACAAGGTTTGCTACAGCTTATCTGAACTTGAAGAGCTTGCTAGAAAACAAGAAGCAATTGCAGAGGCTTTTTAGGGAAGATGACCTCAGTGAACTAGGCTACCTAAAGAGTGTCAAAGGGAAGAAAGCAAACAAGATTGTGAGGTCTGAAACTTTCTGGAAAGGAGTTGAGACTGCTGTTAATTACTTTGAGCCATTAGCTACTGTGTTGAGGAGAATGGACAGTGATGTGCCAGCAATGGGGTTCTTGTATGGGTATCtactagagcctaagaatgagaTCTCTAAGAGGTTTAACAATGACAGTAAAAAGTTTGAGGAAGTTTTTCACTTCATTGACAAAAGGTGGGACAGTAAGCTGAAGACACCTTTACATAGGGCTGGTTACTACTTGAACCCTTTCTATTATTATCAAAACAAGAAGGATATAGAGGAGAATGAATCATTTAGAGATGGTGTAATAACTTGCATTACAAAGCTTGTTCCAAATGAAGACACTCAGGACAAGATTATAGAAGAGCTTCAAAAGTTTCAGGATGCTGAAGGATCCTTTGGCAAAGACATTGCTAAAAGGCAGTGCAAAAATATTCATTTTGAtccag CTAAGTGGTGGCTGAATCATGGAAGTAGTGCACCAAACCTCAGAAAGTTAGCTGCTAGAATTCTAAGTTTGACATGCAGTTCATCAGCTTGTGAGAGATGCTGgagttcatttgaacaa GTCCACACAAAGAGACGCAACAGGCTGCTTCATGACAGAATGAGGGATCTTGTGTTTGTCAAGTTCAACTCAAAACTGAGGCAAAAGAAGGACAACAAGGACAGAGATCCCCTTGAGAAACCTGTTCGTGATGCTTTAGAAGATGAAGACAATGAGTGGATCACTGGCATTGAGCCAACAGAAGTAGATCTAGAGCAGGAAGGAGAAATTGGAGCATCATCACAGGGAGTTGCAGCTGCACCTCAAGGACAAGAAAAAAGAAAGGGAGGTAACCAGaccaggaagaggaagaggttcaTCCCTACtactgatgaggatgatgagttaTCTGGTTCATCTTCTGATGGAGAAAATGACATTGATATGGCATCTGATTCTAGTTTTGCTTCTGAGGCTGAATGA